One Deltaproteobacteria bacterium genomic window, AACAACTTCACCACCGGGCAGGTCTACGACACGGTCATCACCAAGGAGCGGCGCGGCGACTACCTGGGCGGGACCGTGCAGGTGATCCCGCACATCACCGACGAGATCAAGCGCCGCATCCGGGAGGCGGCGGAAGGCGCCAACGTCTGCATCGGCGAGGTGGGCGGCACGGTCGGCGACATCGAGAGCCTCCCCTTCATCGAGGCGATCCGCCAGTTCGGTTGGGACCTGGGGCGGCAGAACACGCTCTACGTCCACCTGACGCTCGTGCCCTTCATCCCGACGGCGGGCGAGCTCAAGACCAAGCCCACGCAGCACAGCGTGAAGGAACTGACCGGCCTCGGCATCCAGCCCGACGTGCTCCTCTGCCGCGCCGCCAAGCCGCTCGAGAAGAAGGTGAAGGCGAAGATCGCCCTCTTCTGCAACGTCGAGGAGGCGAGCGTCATCAGCGCGCCGGACGTGGAAACCATCTACGAGGTGCCCCTCGTCTTCCACGCGGAGGGGCTCGACGAGCGCATCGTCGAGAAGCTCAACGTCTTCACCGGCTCGCCGAACCTCGGCAAGTGGCGGCGCATCGTCTCCGCCATCAAGAACTCCAGGGAGACGGTCGAGATCGCGATGGTCGGCAAGTACGTCGACCTGACCGACTCCTACAAGAGCCTCAACGAGGCGCTCACACACGGCGGGATCGCCAACGAGTGCCGCGTGAAGGTCACCTACGTCGACTCGGAGAAGATAGAGCAGGAGGGGCTGCCCGAGAGCGTGAAGAGCGCCGACGCGATCCTGGTCCCCATGGGCTTCGGGCCGCGCGGCACCGAGGGGAAGATCCAGGCGGTGCGCCACGCGCGCGAGAACCGGATTCCCTTCCTCGGCATCTGCTTCGGCATGCAGATGGCCGTCATCGAGTACGCGCGCCACGTCTGCGGCCTCGCGCGCGCCAACTCGACCGAGGTCGATCCCGACACGCCGCACCCGGTGATCGAC contains:
- a CDS encoding CTP synthase, which translates into the protein NNFTTGQVYDTVITKERRGDYLGGTVQVIPHITDEIKRRIREAAEGANVCIGEVGGTVGDIESLPFIEAIRQFGWDLGRQNTLYVHLTLVPFIPTAGELKTKPTQHSVKELTGLGIQPDVLLCRAAKPLEKKVKAKIALFCNVEEASVISAPDVETIYEVPLVFHAEGLDERIVEKLNVFTGSPNLGKWRRIVSAIKNSRETVEIAMVGKYVDLTDSYKSLNEALTHGGIANECRVKVTYVDSEKIEQEGLPESVKSADAILVPMGFGPRGTEGKIQAVRHARENRIPFLGICFGMQMAVIEYARHVCGLARANSTEVDPDTPHPVIDLLGTQRGLTQKGGTMRLGAYPCVLEDGSLARRLYNRQKISERHRHRYEVNNAYRERLEKGGLVLSGVSPDGTLVELIELRDHPWFVASQFHPELKSRPMECHPLFKGFLKAALESRARRREAPLLGGLKVVKR